The Hippoglossus stenolepis isolate QCI-W04-F060 chromosome 11, HSTE1.2, whole genome shotgun sequence genome includes a window with the following:
- the LOC118118221 gene encoding NAD-dependent protein deacylase sirtuin-5, mitochondrial: MLLQTRALFALGRRMCSTHVTQGLLKDTVRPNSDMSEFRDVFSKAKHIVIITGAGVSAESGVPTFRREHEKWRKWQSQDLATPEAFSRTPSRVWEFYHYRRELALNKKPNAAHLAISECEARLRKQGRSVVVITQCTDDLHRQAGSKHILKIHGSLMETRCVSCGDVTVNKRSPICAALKDNGSPDPDVADAQIPVDKLPRCEESGCRGLLRPNVVFFGETLDSHILTKVEKEMEICDLCLVVGTSSIVYPAAMFGPRVASRGIPVAEFNTQTTPKTEYFTYHFQGLCGATLPPALARHESEVI, from the exons ATGCTTCTCCAAACTCGGGCCCTGTTTGCCCTTGGTCGGCGCATGTGCTCCACGCACGTGACTCAAGGACTTTTGAAAGACACAGTAAGACCCAACTCAG ATATGTCTGAATTCCGGGATGTCTTTTCCAAAGCCAAGCACATAGTCATCATCACAGGGGCCGGTGTGAGTGCTGAGAGCGGAGTACCGACCTTCAGGAGAGAGCATGAGAAGTGGAGGAAATGGCAGTCTCAG GACTTGGCCACTCCAGAGGCCTTCTCTCGCACGCCGTCTCGGGTCTGGGAGTTCTACCACTACAGGAGGGAGCTGGCGTTGAACAAGAAACCCAACGCTGCCCATCTTGCTATATCGGAGTGTGAGGCCCGGCTGAGGAAGCAGGGACGCTCCGTGGTTGTCATCACCCAGTGCACGGATGACCTTCACCGACAGGCCGGGTCCAAACACATACTCAAGATTCATG GCAGCCTCATGGAGACACGCTGTGTGAGTTGTGGAGATGTGACCGTAAACAAGCGTAGCCCCATATGCGCTGCCCTTAAGGACAACGG GTCACCTGACCCAGATGTTGCTGATGCCCAGATTCCAGTGGATAAACTGCCAAG GTGTGAAGAGAGCGGGTGCCGTGGTCTGCTCAGGCCCAACGTGGTGTTCTTCGGAGAAACCCTGGACTCTCACATCCTGACCAAAGTGGAAAAAGAGATGGAAATCTGTGACCTCTGTCTGGTG GTGGGCACATCTTCAATCGTCTACCCGGCAGCCATGTTTGGGCCCCGGGTTGCATCCAGAGGCATCCCAGTGGCAGagttcaacacacaaacaacaccgAAAACCGAATACTTTAC GTACCATTTCCAGGGTCTCTGCGGAGCGACGCTGCCTCCAGCTTTGGCACGACACGAGTCCGAGGTCATTTAG